CGCGCCGGACAGCGCCGAAGTCGTGCTGCTGCGTGAAATCCGCGACGAGCTGCAGAAGCGCTCCGGCGCCGCATGATGCACCGGGCGGCGAGGCGCGGCATGGCGCCGTCGCTTCGCCGCCGGTATGACGAGGGGGCTGCAGGGGGCGATGACGGATGATGCTTGAAAATGGATCGCGTGCGGCCCCCTGGGTGAGGTCGATTCTGATTTTCGCGGCGTTGCTCGGCTTCGCGAACATGGTGTGGCGGGTGCGCGGCGGCCTCGATGTCGTCGATTTCAAGCTGTTCTGGCTTGCCGGCCGCACCTGGGCCGCGGGGGTGAACCCCTATCTCCAGGATCATTACGAGGCGATGGGCGTCGCGCTGTTCGGCCAATGGTCGCCCGTCATGATCTGGCCCTATCCGCCGCATGCGCTGCCGGTGATGATGCCCTATAGCTGGGTGCCCTATCAGACGGGACTTCTGCTCTGGAACGCGACCGGCCTGATCCTGTCGCTGGCGGGCGCGGCTCTGCTCGGACGATTGTTCGGGCGCACCTCGGAAGGCGCGCTTGTGCTGACGGCGGCGGTCGTCGCCTATCTCGGCCTGATGACCGCGTCCGGATCCACTTTGGTGGTGGGGCAGACCTCGTTCATCATCCTGTTCGGGATCGCGCTGATCGCATGGGGCATCGGCCGTCAGGCCCCGGTGATCGGGGGCATCGGCATGGCGATCGTCATGCTGAAGCCGCATGTCGGGCTGGTCCTTTGCTGCGTCATTCCTTTCTTTTTCCGGTCCGGTATCCGGATGACGGCGTGGGGCGTGGGGATCACGGTCCTCGCTTCCATTCCGGGCCTTGCCATCGGCGGGGTCGGCGCCACGATCGGGGGATTGATGCATAATCTCATCGATTATCGCGCCATCGCCTACAACACGCCCCGCCTGATGACGGGCGTCGCCAATCTGATCCAGGCGGCGACGGGGCACGACATGTCGGCGCTCGTGATGAGCCTGATCGGCTGCGTCGTGATCCTCGTCGCGATGACGGCGCTCCATCTGCGCTGGCGGAAGACGGGGCGTCCCGAGCCGGTCGAGGCGGCCGCGATCTATCTGCTGCTCTCGCTGTCGACAGTGGCTGCCTTCGTCGTGCTGCATGTCTATGACATGGTGATCCTCTGCCCGCTGATCGCGATCCTGCCGTGGATGGGGCGGTCCGCCGCTCTGATCTGCGTGGCGCCGCTCCTCATCCTGATGCGCCCGGAAAATATCAGCCGGGTCGTGGGCGTCGAGGAAACGGGCGCGACGGTGGCGGCGGTGGGAGGGCTGCTGCTGCTGATCTTCAGCCTGATCTTCCTGCTGCGGCGCGCGCCGGAGAGCGGATCCGGGGCGATCGGCACGTTGGCCACCGTAGCGCATTGAAGCCGCAGGTTTTCGCGCCTATATCGGCCGTGCCGGGGTTCGCCCCGGCTATGGCGATAAATGGTGCGACGTTTCGAAGCAGCGGACCCGGGGGCGGTACCCGGCGGCTCCACCAAAACTCCTGTCTTCGGGCAGGGGCTCTGATGGGGCCGAACTAGGATCGACGTGTTTGCGGGATGCGTATTTTTGCCCGGGCTGAGTAACCCGTTAAAGGCTCGAAACCACAAGTGCCAACGACAACGAGGCGCTCGCGATTGCCGCGTAATCAAGGCCTAACGGCTTAGATTACAAGGCTTGAACGCGGTTCGGGCCACACCGGGCAACAGAAGTGGATTCCGGCGGCCGCCGGGGGGGCCGAGCAACAGAACCCCCCGGACCTCTTTCGCCTGTGGCGGGTGATGACGCCCGCAGGGCCAGCTATTCAGTCCAAGCGCAGAGATACCCTCTCGGAACAGGATCCCGGACCATTCGACGGGCTCAGGGAGGGCTTATGCGCGCGGCCCGCCTTACGGCTGGATCAGCAACCCGAGGAGCGAGCGGACGGGTGGGTGCCGGAACACGTCCGGCATGACGGAGGCTTTTCGAAGGGGATAAGCGCCAAACGCCTTCAGGATGACGGCTTTTGGGGGAATGAGGTGCGCGCAACCGTTGCGCTGGCAGGCTTACGCCGCCTGGCAGGTGATCGTCGTCGACGCGTTGTAGCTGCCCGCCTTGAAGCCGCTGGTGTTCACCACGCGCGCATCGATCGTCAGCGTATCGGCGACGGGGGACACGTTGACCGAGAATCCGGTGTTGGTGAAGGGAATGTTGGTACCGCTGAGTGTCTTCAGCGACTGATAGGTGATGGGCGAGCCCGCCCAGCCCGTGGGCCCTACGATCGATAGAGGCGAGAAGATCAGCTGCGGCGTGAGATTGAGGCTGACGACCGCCATCACGGCGCTGAGCCCTCCCGTATTGAGCGAACTGATCGACATCCCGTCGCCGCTCATCGTCAGCTTGCCGGATGTGGTGAGCGTGAGCGTGCAGCTGCCGACGGCGTTCGCCGATGTCGCGCCGAGCGCGAAGGCCGCCATCCCGATCAAAAGTTTACGCACGACGCCTCACCTCCAGCACTCCTGCCGTCAGGCGTGCGGCGGCAGATTAGGCTATCGTGGTTAACGATTTCTTCTCGTCAGGCGGCGGCGGTCCGGTAAAGGGTACGCCTTTGACATGATCGTCATTGCGAGCGCAGCGAAGCAATCCAGTCTCGGCAGTGCGAACTGGATTGCTTCGCTGCGCTCGCAATGACGAATGTGTCAGAAACGTTAGCCCGCGACGGGCAGGGCGACCCCGCCATCCGCGTGGCGCTCCAGCGGACCGTAAGCGATGACGGTCTCCAGGCTCAGCGGCTGGCCGTAAAGATGCGGAAACAGCTGTCCGCCGCGCGATTCCTCCCAGCGGATCGCCTCGCCCAGTGCGTCCAGATCGACGGCGGCGACGTGAAGATGCTCCTGTCCCGCGAAATGCTTGTCGACCGTCTCGGTCAGCTGGGCGGCGGTGGAGAGGTGGATATAGCCGTCGGCCAGATCGATCGGCGCGCCGTCGAAATGGCCCTGATGTTCCAGCGCCTCCATCTGGTCGGCGGTCAGCACCTTGTAGGCGATCGGATCGGGCATCGGGATCAATCCTCGCTATGTTTGTTCAGGACGGCCAGGCACCGGTCGCGCGCGGCGATCAGCTTCGGCTCGGTGATCACGGCCAGCGCGTTGCGGGTATGGACCTCGAACACCTTGTCGTCGATCGGCCGGGTGTCGATGCGCTGGTAGCAGATATCTTCGGCCCGGATGGTGGGCCCCATCATGCCCAGCACGGCGGGCGCGTTGCGGCGCAGGGCCGTGGAAAGCGCGCTGAGCAGCGATTCTCCCGCCGCGCCCGTGGCACCGGGCCGGAGAGCCGAGGCTACGTGCAGCCAGCCCGCATCTCCGCTCTCGATCGCGATCATCAAAACGTCCCAGCGGCTGCCGCGTCCCGTTCCATCCGGAGAGAGGGTGGCGACTGCCCGCTCGGGCCCCTGCGTCTGCACGATCTGCTCCACGGCGGCGCGCCGCTCGGGCGACATCGCCTCCATCAGGCACGCGCCGACGCAGGCGGCAGCGGAAGCGACGGATCCGGGTGCGAAGAACATGGTGCGTCCTTAGCGGAGGCCACAACGAGTTTCGAGCGTCACTGCACACTCCATCCGTACTCCTGCGAAAGCAGGAGCCCAGGGCATCACGCGATGCGCTTGCAGCTCTGGGCTCCGGCGTTCGCCGGAGCACGGATCCGTTGGAAGCGGTGAAATGGGCTCAGCCCCGGCTCAGGCCTCCTCGCCGCCGTCGGCCAGATCCTCGCCGGTATCGCCTTCGGGCTGCGGATCGGTTTCGGGCGCGGTGATGTCGCCCTCCTCGCGCACGTCGGCCTCGGCCTCCTCCTCGGCTTCCTCGATCCGCGCGGCGGCCACGACATGCTCGTTCTCGGCAACGTGGAACAGGCGGACGCCCGCGGACCCACGGCCGATCACGCGCGTATCGCCCACGGACATGCGGATCAGCTTGGCCTGATCGGTGACGAGCATCAACTGCTCGCCCTTGTGGGCCGGGAAACTGGCCACCACAGGCCCGTTGCGCTCCAGATTGTCGATGTTGGTGATGCCCTGGCCGCCGCGACCGATCCGGCGATATTCGTAAGCCGAGGAGCGCTTGCCGTAGCCATTGGCGCAGACGGTCATCACGAACTCTTCCGCCTCGGCCAGCTCGGCCATGCGCTCGACGCTCAGCGTGGGCTCGGCCTCGTTGTCCTTCCACGGAGCGGCGCGGAGATAGGCCTCGCGCTCCTCCGTATCGGCGTTCGAGCCCTTCAGGATCGACAGCGAGATCACCTCGTCCGCGCCCAGCAGCTTGGCGCCGCGCACGCCGGACGCCGTCCGGCTCTGGAATTCGCGCACGTCGGTCGCGGCGAAGCGGATCGCCTTGCCGTTGCGCGTGGCGAGCAGCACGTCATCCTCTTCGGTGAGCAAGGTGACGCCGATCAGGCGATCGCTCGCATCCTCGCTCTCCTCGTCCGTGCCGAAGCGCATCGCGATCTTGCCGGCCGAGCGGATGTTGGTGAACGCATCCATGGAATTGCGGCGCACCAGACCCTTGGCGGTGGCGAACAGGATGTGGAGCTTGCCCCATTCCGCCTCGTCCTCGGGCAAGGGCAGCACGGTGGAGATGGTTTCGCCCGGCGCCAGCGGCAGCAGGTTGATCATCGGCCGGCCGCGCGCCTGCGGGGCGCCTTCCGGCAGCTTCCACACCTTCATCCGATAGACTTTGCCGGCGGTGGAGAAGAACAGGACCGGCGTGTGCGTCGAGGTGACGAACAGCTTGGTGACGGCGTCCTCATCCTTGGTCGCCATGCCGGAGCGGCCCTTGCCGCCGCGCGCCTGCGTGCGGAACGCATCCAGCGGCGTGCGCTTGATGTAGCCGCCGAGGGTCACGGTGACGACCATGTCCTCGCGCTCGATCAGATCCTCGTCGTCGATGTCGTCGCCGGCGGGCGCGATCTCGGTCTTGCGAGGGGTGGCGAAGGCGGCGAGGATCGCGTCGAATTCCTCGACCATGATCTCGTAGAGCTTCACGCGATTGCCGAGGATCTCCAGCAGCTCGCCGATCGATTCCGCGAGCTTCGCCAGCTCTTCGCCGATTTCGTCGCGGCCGAGGCCGGTCAGGCGGTGCAGGCGCAGGTCGAGAATGGCGCGGACCTGGATTTCGGACAGGCGATAGACGTCGCCCGTCACTTCCTCTTCCACCGCCTCGACGAGGCGGATGTAAGAGGCGATCTCCGCGATCGGCCATTCGCGCGCCAGCAAAGATGCGCGCGCCTCGGCCGGCGAGGCCGATCCGCGAATGATCCGGACCACTTCGTCGAGGTTCGTCACCGCGACGACGAGGCCGAGCAACACATGCGCCCGCTCGCGCGCCTTCAGCAGCTCGAACTTGGAGCGGCGGGTGATCACTTCCTCGCGGAAGCCGACGAACGCCTCGATGATGTCGTAGAGCGACAGCGTCTCGGGACGGCCGCCGCGCAGCGCGAGCATGTTGGCCGGGAAGCTGGTCTGCGCCTGCGTGTGGCGCCACAGCTGGTTCAGCACCACCTCGGGCGTCGCGTCGCGCTTCAGATCGATCACGATCCGCACGCCGAACCGGTTCGATTCGTCGCGGATGTCGCTGATGCCCTCGATCCGCTTTTCCTTCGCGGCTTCGGCAATGCCCTCGACCAGGCCGGCCTTGCCCACCTGATAGGGAATTTCGGTCAGCACGATCGAGGTGCGGTCGCCGCGCTTCGTCTCGATCTCGTGGCGCGAGCGCATGATGATCGAGCCGCGCCCGTTGGTGTAGGCGTTGCGGACGCCGCCCTTGCCGAGGATCAGCGCGCCGGTCGGGAAGTCCGGTCCCGGCACGATCTCCATCAGCTCTTCGATCGTCAGCGGATCGCCGCCCGAGAGCATCCGCTCGATATGCGCCTTGCAGGCCGCGACGACCTCCCCAAGGTTGTGCGGCGGGATGTTGGTGGCCATGCCGACGGCGATGCCGCCCGCGCCGTTGACCAGCAGGTTCGGGAAGCGCGCCGGCAGGACCAGCGGCTCCTCGCGCGAACCATCATAGTTCGGGCCGAAATCGACCGTGTCCTTGTCGATATCCTCCAAGAGCGACATCGCCGCCTTGGACAGACGCGCCTCGGTGTAACGCATCGACGCCGGCAGATCCGGGTCCATCGATCCGAAATTGCCCTGGCCGTCGATCAGCATCACGCGCATCGCCCAATCCTGGGCCATGCGGGCGAGCGCCATGTAGATCGAGCTGTCGCCGTGCGGGTGATAATTGCCCATCACGTCGCCGACGATCTTGGCCGACTTGCGATAGGGCCGGCCGGGGACGAATCCGCCCTCCTGGCTGGCATAGAGAATGCGGCGGTGAACGGGCTTCAGGCCGTCGCGCACGTCGGGAAGCGCGCGCGCGACGATCACCGACATCGCATAGTCGAGATAGCTCGACTTCATCTCGTCGACGATGTTGATGGGCGAGATGTCGCTGCCCTCGGGCGGCGGCGGGATGGTGGCCAAGGATATGTCTCGTTGTCGCTGTCGGGAAGGGCGCCGTGCGGCAGGCCCGGTATGACCATTTAGCGACATGGATGCGCTTGCGCCACCCCGCTGCGCCACGCCGCCCGCTGTCTGTACGGGCGCGCGTACGCGAGAGGGATTCGATCGTGAGCGGACTCTCGAAACCAACTCCCCCTGAGCGGGTTCAAGGGGCGTTCAGTCCCGCGCGGTCAGCTTGCGTGCTTGTCGCCGCCGCTCGCCGGGGTTAACGACGCGACCGACTACTCGGCCAAGCGACGCCAAGAGGAGATGAAGCCAGATGAAGATGCTTTCCACCACCGCGCTGGGTCTGGCGCTGGCTTTGGGCGGGGTCGTCGCGACCGCGCCGGTCATGGCTGCGAAGGAAAAGCCCGCCAAGCCGGCCGCGATGGAGCTTTCGCCGAAGATCCGCGCCGCCGCCGTCGCCGCGCAGGCCGCGATCGCCAAGGCCGATTGGGCCGGCACCAAGGCGGGTCTCGACGCCGCCGAGCCCGAGATCAAGACCGCCGATGACAAATTCATCATGGGCCAGCTCTATCTGCAGGTCGCGCAGAAGGGCCAGCAGCAGGATCTGTTCCCCAAGGCGGTGAACATGATGATCGACAGCGGCAAGGCGCCGCCGGAGATGGTCAGCCAGCTGCAGATGGTGAAGGCCAAGATGGCCTATCAGGCGAAGGATTACCCCACGGCCGAGCAGTCCCTGCTCGCCGCGCAGGCCGCCGGCAGCACCGATGCGGATCTGATCCCCGTGCTCGTCTCGACGCAGCATGAGCTGGGCAAGGACATGGTCGCGCTGCAGACGCTGAACGGCGCGATCGACAAGCAGGTGGCCGCCGGCCAGCCGGCTCCCGAAGGCTGGTATCAGCGCGGCATCGCGATCGGCTATGGCGCGAAGGCCGGTCCGGACAAGGCGGCCATCCAGGGCATCACCGCCGATCTCGCCAAGAAGTGGATCTCGGCCTATCCGACCAAGAGCAACTGGCGCGATGCGCTGGTCATCTATCGTGACAGCTCGAAGCTCGATCCCGATACCGAACTCGATCTGTATCGCCTGCTCTATTCCACGGGCGGGATGAAGGGCGAGCGCGATTACATGGATTATGTGATCGCCACCTATCTGCGCTATCCGGGTGAGGCGCTGATGGTGCTGAACGCCGGCACCGCTTCGGGCCAGGTCAATCCGGCTGGCAAGAATGCCACCGAGATCAAGGGCATCGTCGCGGCGAAGGCGCCGGCCGACAAGGCATCGCTGGCGGGTGCGCCCAAGTCCGCCGCCGCCGCCGCCAACGGCAAGATCGCGCAGAACACCGGCGATGCGTTCCTCGGCTATGCCGATTGGCCCAAGGCCGTCGAAATGTACAAGCTGGCGCTCTCGAAGGGCGGCGTCGACGCCAACGTCGTGAACATCCGTCTCGGCATGGCACTCGCCAAGTCGGGCGACACGGCCGGCGCCAAGGCGGCCTTCGCCGCCGTCACCGGCCCGCGCAAGGCGCTCGCCGATCTGTGGACGGTGTACGTGGATCATCCGCCGGCCTGATCGCCCGCCGATCACGGGCCACGAAAGCGCCGTCCCGGTTCCTGCCGGGGCGGCGTTTTCTTTTTCCCGCGGCCGCTTTTTCCCCTGCGGCCTCACATCCGGCGCCGGCATCCGGCGCCGCCGGCGAGATCGCCTTGCGGCGGGCGTTCCGGCGCGCCAATCACGGGGAATGCGGATTGCTCTTTTCGAACCCGAGATTGCGGGAAATGTCGGTGCCGTCCTGCGGCTTGGTGCCTGCCTGGGCGCCGCCGTGGATCTGATCGAGCCGATGGGCTTCGTGTGGGACGACAAGCGCGTGCGCCGAACCGCGATGGACTATATCGACCATGTCGAGATTGTCCGCCATGCCGGTTTCGAGGCCTTTCGGGCCACCATCGGCTCCCGCAGGCTGGCCCTGTTCACGACCAAGGGCAGCCAATCCGTCTATGATTTCGACTTCAGAGCCGACGATGTCCTGTTCTTCGGAAAAGAGAGTGGCGGCGTGCCGCCCGACATCGCCGATGCCTGCGATGTTCGGCTCCGCATTCCGATGCGAGCCCAGGTGCGCTCGATGAATCTCGCCATGTCGGCGGCGCTCGGTCTGGGGGAAGCGCTGCGCCAGACGGCCGCGTTGCCGCGCTGATACCGCCCGAACGCAGCGTGCCGGATGGCCGGGGGACGCTTATCGTCCCCGTTACTTCCGGGTCTGCAGATAGGCGATGATGTCCGCCCGGATGAGGGGATCCGCAACGCCGTCGAAGTTCATCGTCGTGCGGGGCACCATGGCATGCGGATCGGCCATCCAGGCATCCATTCGCGCGGGCGTCCAGACGCCGCCCACCGCCTGCAGCGCCGCCGTATAGCCGAAGCGGTCGCTATGGTGCCCGATCGGGGCGCCCATGATGCCGAAGAGATTGGGCCCCCCGAGATCCGGTGTGCCGGGGGCGATCGGGTGGCAGGCGGCGCAGCGCCGGAACGCGACACTCCCGGCCTGGGCGTCCGCCACGCGGGCGAGCGCCTCCAGCGAGGGATGGGGGCCCGCCGCCTGGCGCCGCGCCTCCCGGTCATCCCTGGAGCAACCGGCGAGGATGCAGCCGGCGATCAGAAGGGCCGAGGCTGATCGCAGGGAGGAACGGCTCCGGGGCGGCGGGACGATCATCGCGCTCCCTTTGCCGCACGCCGCGGCCTTGGCAAGATCGGGATGGGGGGCTCCGCGTGGTCGCCTCAGCCCTGCTCCACCGGCACGCCCGGCACCTGCTTCGCGGTGCGGATCGTGAGCGAGGTCTTCACGCTCGCCACGTTCGGCGCGGGCGTGAGCTTGGAGGTCAGGAAGGCCTGAAACGCCTGCAGATCATGCGCAACGATCTTCAGCACGAAATCGATCTCGCCGTTCAGCATATGGCATTCGCGCACCTCGGGCAGCGCGGTCACATGCTCCTCGAAGGCCAGCAGGTCGGCCTCGGCCTGGCTCTTCAGGCTGACCATCGCGAAGACCGTGATGCCGAAGCCCAGCGCCACCGGCTCCAGCTCCGCATGATAGCCGCGGATCACCCCGGTTTCCTCCAGCGTCCGGACGCGGCGCAGGCAGGGCGGGGCGGTCAGGCCGACGCGCCCGGCCAGCTCGACATTGGTGATTCTGCCCTCGTCCTGCAGCGTGGCGAGAATGGCGCGATCGATCGGATCGAGGGTCGGATGGGACGGCACGGTTGTTCCTTGCGGCGTAGGGCTATGATCGGCAATCATATTGCGTCATGTCGTAATTTTCCAAGCAAGACTTTGCTTCTCCCATCCGGCCGGGCGCGATATGATGGCGCATTGCGGCGCCGCGCGCTGATGGGGGAAAGAGTGCGCTTCGACGATCGTCTCGCGACATTGCTGGCATGGGAGGCGCAGGCCGCGCCCGATCGTGTCCGCATCTGGCGCCAGCTGGCCGATCTCATGGAGGATGCGCCGCAGCAGGATCCGGCGGTGATGGATCGCGTGATCGCGCGGTTGAGCGAGACCGAGCAGGACGTGCCGCTGGCGGATCGCCGCCGTACGATCGCGGCGATCGATCTGGCGCGGGCGCCGGCCGCGTTCACGGCGTATCTCGCGCGCGATCCGCTCGCTTATGGCCCGTTGCTGCCGACGCCCGCCGATCGCGCGACGTTTGCGGTGCAGGCGGTGCGGATCGGCCCCGCGCGGGATCTGTTCGGGGACGATCTGTTCCACGAGGATCCGCCGGAAGAGGAGCGCGATGATGATCGCGCTTATGATCGCGAAGACGCGGACGCGCCGGTCGCGGCCAGCCAGATCAGCGATCTGCTGGCGCGGATCGATGCGTTCAACGCGCGCCGGGACGGGCCTGTGGAGGGCGCCGGCTTCGCCTTCGAGATCGATGCGGAGGGCGCGTTGCACACGCGCGACGATCACCTCCAACTCGCGCATTGCGCCGAGCCGCCGCAGGGCGTGGACGGCGGCGTCGCCGGAGCTTGGCGCCGGGGCGAGCCCTTCGCGGACGCGCGACTGACCGTCGAGGACGGGCCGCATGCGGGCGAATGGCGCATCTCGGCCGATCCGGTCCGCAGCGAGGGTGGCCGCACGATCGGCTATCGCGGCGTGGCGCGCACGCCCCGACCGGACGAGACTGCCGTCGTCGCGCCGTCGGCCGATGTCGCGCCGGCCGTGAATGCGTCGCGGCTGGATGCGGCGATCGATCGGCTGCGCGATCCGCTGGAGGCGCTGTTCGACGCCGCCGATCCGGCCAAGCTGCCGGCCGGCGGTGTGCGCGATGCGGCGGATGAGGTGCTGACGCGCAGCGCCGCGCTCGTCTCCGCGATCGAGGCGCTGGAACTGGCCGTGGCGATGGCGGGGGATGGCGGGCTGGATGCGGCGGCCCTGCTCGTCCGCATCGATGCCGCGCTCCAGCCGCTGGCGGATGCGCGCGGGCTCAAGGTCAGTTTCCGGCTCGCGCGCGGACTGCCGCCGGTCGATGCCGATCCGCAGGCGGTGGAGCGGATGGTGGCACGCCTGATCGGCGCGGTCGTCTCGCTCGGCCGCCGCAACGAGCAGATCGTCGCGCGGCTGGGGCGGGACAAGACGGACGGGCGGATGCTGGCGCTCAGCGTCACCCGGCCGGGGCGGTTCACCGGGTGGCCCGCGCAGGCTTTGCTCTATCCGCCTGCGGAATTGCAGGATGCGGACGCGCCCGAACTGGGGCTCAGCTTCGCGCTGCGGCTGGTCGACCGGCTGGCGCAGGAGGCGGGCGGGCGCCTCGCCATCCATGCCGATCGCATCATCCTGTCGCTGCCGCTGCCGGCCGAGCCGCGCGTGATCCGCTTCCGAAAGATCTGAGGCGGCTTGCAAGGACGGATCGCGCTCCGCTATCGCGGCGGCGCTGGGCCTGTAGCTCAATGGTTAGAGCTGGCCGCTCATAACGGCTAGGTTGGGGGTTCGAGTCCCTCCGGGCCCACCAAGATATCCCTCTTGGCCTCCAGGGTATTTTATAAAACCTTTGTTTTATAACGATTTATTTCCCAGTGTTCGGGCGCGACCGAACATGGCTTTCGGGGCTTTTCAGCGACTGGGCCTCAAATCGAGGCTGGTATCGACTCCCGCTCGGCAACGGCAAGACGAGATTGGCTGCTGAGAATTACGGCGACCAGCCCGATCGCCGAGCAGGCCGCACCCGCCAGTGCGACCGCCGGATAGCCGAGATCGGACGCGATCACCCCGCCGCCCAAGGCTGCGCCGATCGCGTTGCCGAGGTTGAACGCACCGATATTGACGGCCGAGGCGAGGTTGGGCGCGTCGGCGGCGGCCTGCATCACGCGCACCTGCAGCGGCGGCACCAGCGCGAAGCTGGCGATACCCCACAGGAAGACCAGCACGGCAACCGGGGCGGCATGGCCCATCAGTAGCGCGAACAGGATCAGGATCGCCGAGAGTGAGCCCAGTGTCACGATCAGCGTGCGATCCACCGACCGATCGGCGAAACGACCGCCGAGCAGTTCCCCACGGTCAGCCCCACGCCATAGACGACGAGCATCGCGGTGATGAAGCCGAGCGAGGCATGCGTCGCCTCGCGCAGGATCGGCGCGATATAGGTGAAGACGGTGAACATCGCGCTGGAGCCGACGACGGTCAGCGCCAGCGCGCCCAGCACCTTGCCGCGACCCAGCACGCGCAGTTCGGCCATCGCGTCGCCGCCGGCGGGCGCGGGCAGGGCGGGGAGGGTGAGGCGCAGTGCCGCCATGGTCAGCAGGCCCAATCCGGCGATACCCCAGAAAGCGGCGCGCCAGCCGAGATGCTCACCCGCCCAGGTGGCGAGCGGCACGCCGATGACATTGGCGATCGTCAGCCCCATGAACATCGCGGCGACCGCGCCGGCCCGGCGCTCGGGCGGGACGAGGCTCGCGGCCACGATCGAGCCGACGCCGAAAAACGCGCCATGGTTGAAGGAGGTCAGCACGCGCGCCGCGAGCAGCAGGCCATAGCCGTGCGACACCGCCGCCAGCAGATTGCCGGCGGTGAAGATGCCGGCCAGCAGGATCAGCAAGGTCCGGCGCGGCATCCGCCCGGTCGTCAGCGTCATCAGCGGTGCGCCCAGCATCACGCCCAGCGCATAGGCGCT
This DNA window, taken from Sphingomonas sp. AP4-R1, encodes the following:
- a CDS encoding glycosyltransferase family 87 protein, translating into MRSILIFAALLGFANMVWRVRGGLDVVDFKLFWLAGRTWAAGVNPYLQDHYEAMGVALFGQWSPVMIWPYPPHALPVMMPYSWVPYQTGLLLWNATGLILSLAGAALLGRLFGRTSEGALVLTAAVVAYLGLMTASGSTLVVGQTSFIILFGIALIAWGIGRQAPVIGGIGMAIVMLKPHVGLVLCCVIPFFFRSGIRMTAWGVGITVLASIPGLAIGGVGATIGGLMHNLIDYRAIAYNTPRLMTGVANLIQAATGHDMSALVMSLIGCVVILVAMTALHLRWRKTGRPEPVEAAAIYLLLSLSTVAAFVVLHVYDMVILCPLIAILPWMGRSAALICVAPLLILMRPENISRVVGVEETGATVAAVGGLLLLIFSLIFLLRRAPESGSGAIGTLATVAH
- a CDS encoding DUF952 domain-containing protein, whose protein sequence is MPDPIAYKVLTADQMEALEHQGHFDGAPIDLADGYIHLSTAAQLTETVDKHFAGQEHLHVAAVDLDALGEAIRWEESRGGQLFPHLYGQPLSLETVIAYGPLERHADGGVALPVAG
- the gyrA gene encoding DNA gyrase subunit A — its product is MATIPPPPEGSDISPINIVDEMKSSYLDYAMSVIVARALPDVRDGLKPVHRRILYASQEGGFVPGRPYRKSAKIVGDVMGNYHPHGDSSIYMALARMAQDWAMRVMLIDGQGNFGSMDPDLPASMRYTEARLSKAAMSLLEDIDKDTVDFGPNYDGSREEPLVLPARFPNLLVNGAGGIAVGMATNIPPHNLGEVVAACKAHIERMLSGGDPLTIEELMEIVPGPDFPTGALILGKGGVRNAYTNGRGSIIMRSRHEIETKRGDRTSIVLTEIPYQVGKAGLVEGIAEAAKEKRIEGISDIRDESNRFGVRIVIDLKRDATPEVVLNQLWRHTQAQTSFPANMLALRGGRPETLSLYDIIEAFVGFREEVITRRSKFELLKARERAHVLLGLVVAVTNLDEVVRIIRGSASPAEARASLLAREWPIAEIASYIRLVEAVEEEVTGDVYRLSEIQVRAILDLRLHRLTGLGRDEIGEELAKLAESIGELLEILGNRVKLYEIMVEEFDAILAAFATPRKTEIAPAGDDIDDEDLIEREDMVVTVTLGGYIKRTPLDAFRTQARGGKGRSGMATKDEDAVTKLFVTSTHTPVLFFSTAGKVYRMKVWKLPEGAPQARGRPMINLLPLAPGETISTVLPLPEDEAEWGKLHILFATAKGLVRRNSMDAFTNIRSAGKIAMRFGTDEESEDASDRLIGVTLLTEEDDVLLATRNGKAIRFAATDVREFQSRTASGVRGAKLLGADEVISLSILKGSNADTEEREAYLRAAPWKDNEAEPTLSVERMAELAEAEEFVMTVCANGYGKRSSAYEYRRIGRGGQGITNIDNLERNGPVVASFPAHKGEQLMLVTDQAKLIRMSVGDTRVIGRGSAGVRLFHVAENEHVVAAARIEEAEEEAEADVREEGDITAPETDPQPEGDTGEDLADGGEEA
- a CDS encoding tRNA (cytidine(34)-2'-O)-methyltransferase, coding for MRIALFEPEIAGNVGAVLRLGACLGAAVDLIEPMGFVWDDKRVRRTAMDYIDHVEIVRHAGFEAFRATIGSRRLALFTTKGSQSVYDFDFRADDVLFFGKESGGVPPDIADACDVRLRIPMRAQVRSMNLAMSAALGLGEALRQTAALPR
- a CDS encoding cytochrome c family protein, encoding MIVPPPRSRSSLRSASALLIAGCILAGCSRDDREARRQAAGPHPSLEALARVADAQAGSVAFRRCAACHPIAPGTPDLGGPNLFGIMGAPIGHHSDRFGYTAALQAVGGVWTPARMDAWMADPHAMVPRTTMNFDGVADPLIRADIIAYLQTRK
- a CDS encoding Lrp/AsnC family transcriptional regulator, which produces MIADHSPTPQGTTVPSHPTLDPIDRAILATLQDEGRITNVELAGRVGLTAPPCLRRVRTLEETGVIRGYHAELEPVALGFGITVFAMVSLKSQAEADLLAFEEHVTALPEVRECHMLNGEIDFVLKIVAHDLQAFQAFLTSKLTPAPNVASVKTSLTIRTAKQVPGVPVEQG